Proteins encoded by one window of Paenibacillus sp. DCT19:
- a CDS encoding sensor histidine kinase, whose amino-acid sequence MNALLKIPAKSWHNSIFARLIMTYLIFVLPLIFLGVYLYHWSYDTASEEISLSTDRRLSQYATELNREIEWMELQQFDIAEDRKLNRLAILWEMMEQVDRREILGYLTERLAAFKNSSSFIKNVYVHIPIVNMSISATQGIDELDQDSFDFFRSTLQGEDSRFTVKDDTLNLSAVRLTGKRDELPLFVIQVELDTSQLQQELSELNLYPESATLLMENRTGHAIMDQHQRNVILASYREYSQKNLQGHFRMKVDGIMYHVNQLHIDKLGLSVATYLPEKIVTKPLSRFNQWAWIFAITSFIAIAAFLYSSYRLIHIPLLLLVKRFKKMEGGVLNIPIIHHRTDEFGFLYGRFNHMIENLQQLIDRDFKKTMMMQRAELKQLQSQINPHFLYNSFFILNSLARTGETERIEQFTNMLGEYFRFITRNGTDYVPLKEEVEHSRIYTDIQQLRFSRRIKVEFGEVPSGMEHIQVPRLIIQPIIENAYEHSLEKNTSMGLLRVQFHMEATYAEIIVEDNGSELQHKDIMLLQARIRNKAGVDEVTGLTNIHRRLVLTYGEGRGLFLSRSELQGLKVTIRIQWEEGKKECIDF is encoded by the coding sequence ATTTCCCTGTCTACGGATAGGCGATTGAGTCAATATGCAACAGAGTTGAACAGGGAGATTGAGTGGATGGAATTGCAACAGTTTGATATCGCAGAGGATCGTAAACTGAATCGTCTTGCGATTCTGTGGGAGATGATGGAGCAAGTCGACAGACGTGAAATATTAGGTTACTTGACTGAACGTCTGGCTGCTTTCAAAAACAGCAGTTCGTTTATTAAGAACGTTTATGTACATATCCCAATAGTCAACATGAGCATTTCAGCTACACAAGGCATTGATGAATTAGATCAGGACTCATTTGATTTTTTTCGTTCGACATTACAAGGGGAGGACTCTCGATTCACTGTAAAAGATGATACCTTGAACCTAAGTGCCGTGCGGTTAACTGGAAAACGAGATGAGCTACCTCTATTCGTAATCCAGGTCGAGTTGGATACGTCGCAATTGCAGCAAGAATTATCAGAGCTTAATCTCTACCCAGAGAGTGCCACGCTGTTAATGGAGAATAGAACAGGGCACGCCATCATGGATCAGCATCAGCGAAACGTCATTCTTGCCAGTTACCGTGAGTACAGTCAGAAGAATCTGCAGGGTCACTTTCGCATGAAAGTGGACGGCATTATGTACCATGTGAATCAGCTTCACATCGATAAGTTGGGGTTGTCCGTGGCTACGTATCTGCCTGAGAAAATCGTAACCAAACCTCTTAGCAGATTCAATCAGTGGGCCTGGATTTTTGCAATTACATCCTTTATTGCCATTGCAGCTTTTCTGTACTCCAGCTATAGGTTGATACACATCCCCTTGCTGTTATTGGTCAAGAGGTTCAAGAAAATGGAGGGAGGTGTGCTCAATATTCCGATCATTCACCATCGCACAGATGAATTCGGATTTTTGTACGGCCGCTTCAACCACATGATTGAAAATCTACAACAGCTCATTGACCGTGATTTCAAAAAAACAATGATGATGCAGCGTGCTGAATTGAAGCAGCTCCAGTCCCAGATTAATCCTCACTTTCTATACAATAGCTTCTTCATTCTGAACTCACTTGCCAGAACAGGAGAAACAGAGCGAATTGAGCAGTTTACGAATATGCTTGGTGAATACTTTCGCTTCATCACCCGGAACGGAACTGATTATGTACCATTAAAAGAAGAGGTGGAGCATTCCCGAATATATACCGATATTCAGCAATTGCGCTTCTCTAGACGAATTAAGGTAGAGTTTGGAGAAGTGCCATCTGGCATGGAACATATCCAGGTACCCAGACTGATTATCCAACCAATTATTGAGAACGCTTACGAGCATAGTCTTGAGAAAAATACAAGTATGGGGCTCTTACGCGTTCAGTTTCATATGGAAGCTACGTATGCCGAGATCATCGTGGAGGACAATGGCAGTGAGTTGCAACATAAAGATATCATGCTGCTTCAAGCACGAATTCGCAATAAGGCCGGTGTGGATGAAGTGACCGGATTAACGAATATTCACAGACGTCTGGTTCTGACGTATGGGGAAGGAAGAGGTCTTTTTCTATCCCGCAGCGAGTTGCAGGGCTTGAAAGTTACAATTCGAATCCAATGGGAAGAGGGGAAGAAGGAATGTATCGACTTCTGA